In Chaetodon trifascialis isolate fChaTrf1 chromosome 4, fChaTrf1.hap1, whole genome shotgun sequence, one DNA window encodes the following:
- the suco gene encoding SUN domain-containing ossification factor isoform X1: MKRLRVLLVCLIVALLCWYPSQHVFCSEQSLSGPGQSPGDRNPEGQEQEQEQDSTQHKVLEEWTAHSYDMGLETERAALEKLATHNVHQEQTVNPLEAEVKETKPDPESDTVPVTPEPEPHPDPQADLDLQTDTQDHDQEVSVSTPEPVPAQGQVSTDAPAPAEIFSDAPAAHPSLDSHPATSQDEAENTPTSQSAGQTHTGAVWVASAGDELPVDSFVFAEHSDSQCGVIPPELATCENSPFGSPLLSVDEAGIEDQRSDQSQSSGPEAEVQSPSGHVDQEQQQQPELEDGLSDLVLEGNTSQHHHDQKAGDASNARETDPSVPSKEDIPTFDEWKKQVMEVEKEKSQSLYTSTSGSPHPVKKVQKNFKNNYASVECGAKILSANNEAKSTSAILMENMDLYMLNPCSNKIWFVIELCEPIQVKQLDIANFELFSSTPKDFLVSISDRYPTNKWVKLGTFHARDERIVQSFPLDEQLYAKYVKMFIKYIKVELLSHFGSEHFCPLSLIRVFGTSMVEEYEEIADSQYPSERLEYLDEDYDYPPGYQPSEAKASKNLLGSATNAILNMVNNIAANVLGGKPELEGGAETGGNTTERDENESTEVTPKPAETPHDSAVLEPAEPEHSATPEDSSVTSDPSTPSPSSPDSHEDRQIVTLVEEEEDEEPRQSTVTLMEEEGEEEEEKREEETRREADRNQWESQTYCPFSSFSSLSLSCMATLPELLHRWCSARLAKERLRSLRRRQLSLQTQTNADANTPSLTHTPPLILAPVPTPLKETLPLTEKEPEMPVKGQNEGSIEGEVPTTHTDTDTPDSHTPELNILLEPSRTATIPPHSYSGVQSSLAWPTPTHEERILPPIKDAALDPVPTPPLQAVSIPETQQASSATPTLISPPQLVASETAPPGVVVSPVKEQSVQPLPTALRPEDLIPPPTELPAALAPTDTHTDTIKSGADGGESQRHSVLPSQTHGEQGDSLTQTGEPHRVEDTVDEDLLSSNGNGNVHRTATDFYAELQNGGDYNGGAVNGNGVLLNGGAVHGSSQKESVFMRLNNRIKALEMNMSLSSRYLEELSQRYRKQMEEMQRAFNKTIIKLQNTSRIAEEQDQKQTESIQVLQSQLENVTKLMLNLTATVGQLQKEVSDRQSYLVVSLVLCLALGLLLCLQCCRSSAPSPNTSAAALPKSNHYPSPKRCFSSYDDMSLKRRVTCPLVRSKSFHLSSTEVGPDDLYIVEPLRFSPEKKKKRCKTKSLDKVEILKASDPSAPLTNGGPKCNGFQPCLPAPPPPPPPPLPPPPPPPLPPSLPLPPPPPAEEVASLPTCTSKEFPSETSSCGSSTHSEESYTSRLPPPSPIFPSAGLCNGHGLPFPLQQPPAKSRQEKRSMKRRKSRQTELQFPAMPSGGVGSLPSLQQLMKGNKEISVGTIGVTAVTGQV; encoded by the exons GTACCCCAGTCAACATGTGTTTTGTTCAGAGCAGAGCTTGTCTGGTCCAGGTCAGTCTCCCGGGGACAGAAACCCTGAAGgccaggagcaggagcaggagcaggactCCACGCAACACAAG GTGTTGGAAGAATGGACAGCACACTCATACGATATGGGgctagagacagagagagcagcactAGAGAAGCTGGCAACACACAATGTACACCAAGAACAG ACTGTGAATCCTCTGGAAGCTGAGGTGAAGGAGACCAAGCCGGACCCGGAGTCAGATACTGTACCTGTTACTCCTGAGCCAGAACCCCACCCAGACCCCCAGGCTGATTTAGACCTGCAGACTGACACCCAGGACCATGACCAGGAAGTCTCTGTGTCCACGCCAGAACCAGTTCCAGCACAGGGCCAAGTGTCCACAGATGCCCCAGCGCCAGCAGAGATCTTCAGTGACGCTCCTGCCGCACACCCCAGTCTGGACTCGCATCCAGCCACATCCCaagatgaagctgaaaacacacctaCCTCACAGAGTGCCGGCCAGACCCACACAGG tGCAGTGTGGGTTGCCAGTGCAGGAGATGAACTCCCAGTAGACAGCTTTGTCTTTGCCGAGCACTCTGATTCACAGTGCGGGGTCATTCCCCCCGAACTGGCAACCTGTGAAAACTCTCCTTTTGGCAGCCCTCTCCTCAG TGTGGATGAGGCTGGCATAGAGGACCAGCGGTCAGACCAGAGCCAAAGCTCTGGTCCTGAAGCAGAGGTCCAGTCTCCTTCAGGCCATGTGGACcaggaacaacagcagcaaccgGAGCTGGAGGATGGGCTATCTGATTTGGTCCTGGAGGGCAACACTTCCCAACACCACCACGACCAGAAG GCAGGGGATGCCAGTAATGCCAGGGAGACTGATCCCTCAGTGCCCAGCAAAGAAGACATCCCCACCTTCGACGAGTGGAAGAAACAAGTCAtggaggtggagaaagagaaaa GTCAGTCTCTCTATACCTCAACCAGCGGCAGCCCCCATCCAGTGAAGAAGGTCCAGAAAAACTTCAAGAATAACTATGCCTCTGTGGAGTGTGGTGCCAAGATACTCTCTGCCAACAATGAGGCCAAG aGCACCTCAGCTATTCTCATGGAGAATATGGACCTTTACATGCTCAATCCTTGCAGCAACAAAATCTG GTTTGTGATAGAGCTCTGTGAGCCCATTCaagtcaaacagctggacaTCGCTAACTTTGAGCTCTTTTCATCAACACCTAAAGACTTCTTAGTTTCCATCAGTGACAG ATATCCCACCAACAAGTGGGTAAAGCTGGGTACTTTCCATGCCCGTGACGAGCGCATTGTCCAGAGCTTCCCCCTGGATGAACAGCTTTATGCTAAATATGTGAAG ATGTTCATCAAGTACATAAAG GTTGAACTCCTCTCCCACTTTGGATCAGAACACTTCTGTCCACTCAGTCTCATCAG gGTGTTTGGTACCAGCATGGTGGAGGAGTATGAGGAGATAGCAGATTCCCAGTACCCTTCAGAGAGACTGGAGTACTTGGATGAAGACTATG ACTATCCACCTGGCTACCAACCATCAGAGGCCAAGGCCTCTAAAAACCTGCTTGGCTCAGCAACCA ATGCCATCCTAAACATGGTAAACAACATTGCTGCTAACGTGCTGGGCGGAAAGCCAGAGCTGGAGGGTGGAGCAGAAACAGGAG GTAATACAACAGAGAGGGACGAAAACGAGAGCACAGAAGTTACACCAAAACCAGCTGAAACACCTCACGACTCTGCAGT ACTGGAGCCTGCAGAGCCAGAACACTCTGCAACCCCGGAGGACTCCAGTGTCACCAGTGATCCTTCCACACCTTCCCCCTCATCCCCCGACTCccatgaggacagacagattgTCACTCtggtagaggaggaggaggatgaagagccCAGACAGTCGACTGTCAccctgatggaggaggagggagaggaagaggaagagaagagagaggaggagacgaggagggaggcagacaggaaCCAGTGGGAGAGCCAGACTTACtgccctttctcctccttctcctccttgtcTCTGTCCTGCATGGCCACCCTGCCGGAGCTGCTCCACCGCTGGTGCTCCGCCAGGCTGGCCAAGGAGAGGCTCCGCAGCCTCAGGCGGAGGCAGCTGAGCCTTCAAACGCAGACGAACGCTGATGCAAACACTccttccctcacacacacacctcccctgATCCTCGCCCCTGTTCCCACGCCACTCAAAGAAACCCTCCCCCTTACAGAAAAAGAGCCCGAGATGCCCGTTAAGGGCCAAAATGAGGGCAGCATTGAGGGTGAGGTGCCCACCACACATACTGACACTGACACCCCTGACTCACACACTCCAGAGCTCAACATCCTCCTAGAGCCCAGCAGAACGGCCACCATCCCCCCTCACAGTTACTCAGGCGTCCAGAGCTCCCTGGCCTGGCCTACCCCCACCCACGAGGAGAGGATCCTTCCTCCCATTAAAGACGCAGCCCTGGACCCTGTCCCCACTCCACCCCTCCAAGCTGTCTCGATCCCAGAGACGCAACAGGCCAGCAGTGCCACCCCCACCCTCATCTCTCCCCCACAGCTTGTAGCCTCTGAGACTGCTCCTCCTGGCGTTGTGGTGTCCCCTGTTAAGGAGCAGTCTGTTCAGCCTCTTCCCACTGCGTTGAGGCCTGAAGACCTCATCCCCCCTCCCACTGAACTGCCAGCAGCTCTCGCACCGACTGACACTCATACAGACACAATAAAGTCAGGTGCAGACGGTGGGGAatcacaaagacacagtgtCCTTCCTTCTCAGACTCATGGGGAGCAGGGGGACTCTCTCACTCAGACAGGAGAGCCCCATCGGGTAGAGGACACGGTGGACGAGGACCTGTTAAGCTCCAACGGGAACGGGAACGTCCACCGGACAGCTACAGACTTCtatgcagagctgcagaatgGTGGAGATTATAACGGCGGAGCGGTGAACGGGAACGGCGTCTTATTGAATGGGGGAGCGGTGCACGGCTCCAGCCAGAAGGAGAGCGTGTTCATGAGGCTGAACAACAGGATCAAAGCCCTGGAGATGAACATGAGTCTGTCCAGCAGATACCTGGAGGAGCTCAGCCAGAG ATACCGTAAACAGATGGAAGAGATGCAGCGAGCGTTCAACAAGACCATCATCAAGCTGCAGAACACCTCCCGCATTGCTGAGGAGCAG GACCAGAAGCAGACCGAGTCCATCCAGGTCCTGCAGAGCCAGCTGGAGAACGTCACCAAACTGATGCTCAATCTGACCGCGACGGTCGGCCAACTGCAGAAAGAG GTGTCTGACCGTCAGAGCTACCTGGTGGTCTCTCTGGTTCTGTGTCTGGCTCTGGGCctcctgctgtgtctgcagtgctgcCGCAGCTCCGCTCCCAGCCCCAACACCAGCGCTGCTGCCCTTCCCAAGAGCAACCACTACCCCAGCCCCAAGAg ATGCTTCTCCTCCTATGATGATATGAGCCTAAAGCGCAGGGTGACCTGTCCGCTTGTTCGCTCCAAGTCGTTCCACCTGTCCTCTACAGAAG TAGGTCCAGATGACTTGTACATTGTAGAACCTCTAAGGTTTTCTCCAGAGAAAAAG AAAAAGCGCTGCAAGACAAAGTCTTTGGACAAGGTTGAGATTCTGAAGGCGTCCGATCCCTCTGCTCCGCTCACAAACGGGGGTCCAAAGTGCAACGGGTTCCAGCCTTGCCTCCCTGCGCcgccaccacctccaccccctcctcttcctccacctcctcctcctcctcttcctccttctctcccactgcctccccctccccctgcaGAGGAGGTGGCATCGCTACCCACTTGCACCTCCAAGGAGTTCCCCTCAGAGACCAGCAGCTGCGGCTCGTCCACCCACTCTGAGGAGTCCTACACGAGccgcctcccccctccctctcccatcTTTCCCTCCGCTGGCCTGTGCAACGGCCACGGCCTGCCTTTCCCCCTCCAGCAGCCCCCAGCTAAGTCCCGTCAGGAGAAGCGCTCGATGAAGCGGCGGAAGTCGCGGCAGACGGAGCTGCAGTTCCCCGCCATGCCGAGCGGGGGCGTCGGCTCTCTGCCCAGCCTGCAGCAGCTTATGAAGGGAAACAAGGAGATCAGCGTCGGGACCATCGGGGTGACAGCGGTCACCGGACAAGTCTGA